Genomic window (Flavobacterium oreochromis):
AAAGCTAGGCACAATGGCAGAAATAAAGTTAAAAGGAAGAACCCTTTTTCTACTGAAACCTAATACTTACATGAATTTAAGCGGTAAAGCAGTTCAATATTGGATGGATAAAGAAAAAATTGAAAAAGAGAATATTCTTATAATTACTGATGATTTAAATTTACCTTTTGGAACTTTACGTATAAAACCTAAAGGGAGTGATGGGGGACATAATGGCTTGAAAAACATACAATTATTACTTAATTCAACTGACTACCCTAGATTCCGATTTGGAATAAGTGATGATTTTAAAAAAGGAAAACAGGTAGATTACGTATTAGGCGAATGGGGTGAAGAAGAAAAAGAAAAGTTAACTGAACGCTTAGAACAATCTGCTGCCGCAGTTGAATCTTTCGCTCTAGCTGGATTAGAAAATACCATGACCTCTTTTAATGGTAAATAAAAATAAAAACTCGTTAAAATTCCTCAGTACAAAACAATTTCATCATCACGAACGTATAGCATATTAAAAATTGTTCTAAAGAATAAAAACGAGTTTTAAAAGTTCGCTTTTTCATACTAATTGATCTTTATAAATCCAAACAACAGAGACAAACCAAACTAAATACCCTACACAAACAATTAATTTAATTAATGTAGAAGTAATAAAACCTATAAATGCTCCTAATGCAGCTTTAAACGCTCTTGAATGATTTTGAGGATCAAAAAATAATTCACCAACATAAGCTCCAATAAAAGGACCAATTAAAAAACCAATAGGAGGAATAAAAATCCCAATAATTAATCCAATATTAGTTCCCCAAATACCATATTTAGATCCTCCAAAATACTTTGCTCCTTGCGCTGGAATAAAATAATCAAGACCTATAATCAGAATCGTAATTAAAAATGTAATACTTAAAAACCAGTAATTATTAGGAATAACTTTAGTAAGATATAACAAAAGTAAACCAAGCCAACTTAAACCAGGCCCAGGTAAAGCGGGTAAGACACTACCAACAACACCAATTAAAACACATAAAAAACCAATAATTACCAGTACTAAATCCATAAAATATTTTATTATTTTTGTCTGATAAATGTAAAGAGTAAAAAGAATCTGACATAATGAACTTCATAAAAAATAATTTATTTCTTCTAATAGTCTCACTTTCTATGGTGAGCTGCCAATATTTTGAAAAAAAAGAACCTAACAAAGAGGATCTTTTAAAAAAAGAATTAAGCAAAATAAATTGGAGCACAGTAGATGAATACCCTTCTATAACTGAATGTGAATCTATAGCAGATAAAGAACTAAAAAAGGAATGCTTTTTTCAGGTACTAACTAAAAATATTTATGAAAAAATAGCAACTGATACTGTTAAAACACTATTACCAAGATTAGATTCTTTAAAGATAAAAGTTGTTATTTATCCAAATTCTAAAGTAGATTTTTCAACTGTTTTACCTTCTAGCGCACTAGACCCTGAATACACTGATAGTATTCTACGTTCTAAATTAGTAGATTTCCCTACAATCGAACCTGCCATTAAAAGAGGTATGAAGGTTAAATCAGAATTTTTCATCCCGATTAAATTAAAATAATACTTTTATTTCTTAAAAGTTCTCCCTTTCCAATCATATGTTCCAAACAAAGAATAAATTACAACAAATGAGCTAAAAAAGGCATATAAAAAAATTGAAAGGGTTAAATATTTTAAAGGACTTTTAAAATATTGAGAAGACAATCGAAAAAGAATATAATCAACTAGGAATTTAATAGAAAAAACAATAATCAGAAGTTCTTTTTCAAATTTTAAAAAAGAAAGCTACTAACCAGAAACACTAGAGAAAAATTAATTAAAAAGACAAAAAGCCCCAACTGTTTACTATAAATAGATTGATAATTACCTGTTTTACTAGCCCATCTCACCCGCTGATTAAACAATCTCTTTAATGTAGGTTCAGGTTTAGTATAAACTGTTGCTAATTGATTTCTAAGAAAAAACACATTGTTTAAATCCTTTTTAATTGCTTTTTGAAGTAAAAAAACATCATCTCCACTAGCAATCTTATCATTCCCTTCAAACCCTTTTAATTCTTTAAAAAAAGATCGCTGATAACAAAAATTAGCTCCATTACACAAAAAACCTTGTTTATTCCCAAAACTTCCTATGGTAGTTCCTTGTAAACTTAACAAATCTAAATACTGAAAATTTTGTAAAAAATTCTTAACAGGATTAAAGAGTACTCCAGAAACAACCATTTTAGGCTTATTTTCTTGAATAAAAGCATCATAAACGGATAGCCAATTCTTATTGACTTTACAATCGGCATCCGTTGTAATTATCCAATCATTTTGAGCTACCATAACAGCTGTATTAATAGCATCCTTTTTAGGAGAATTTGATTTTCTAATATTATTAATTATAGAAATTTTAAATTGAGTTTCAAAAATTTCAAATCTATTATCTGAATCATCATCAACTAAAATTACTTCAAATAAATTGCTTGGATAACTTAATTCTTGAAATGAAGCTAATAAATCAATTAAATTTTTGTTTTCATTTCTAAAAGGAACAATGATTGAAAATTTTGTTTTTGGATTACATTCCTTAGATGAAAAGCCTTCAACCTTTGTAATACCAATACACAACCAAAGAATATTGACACTATATCCAATTAAAATCAAATAAATAATCAATATAAAAACTTCCATTATTTTCCTTTTATTTCAGGTTTTATTAATTTAAAATTTAAAACAAAATAACTCCCTATAATTACAGGCAAAACAGTATTTAAAATCCACATTAAAGTACTAATAAAAAGCACAATCCATTCATTAACATCTAATAAACCAAAGAAAAATACGGCTACACTGCCTTTTACTGCGAAATCTAAAAACTGAAAAGAAGGTAAAGATGATGCTAAAAAATAAACTGATGTAATAAGGCTCATTAATAATAAATAAGGTAAATTAACATCAAAGATTAGGAATAAAAAATAATATTGATGTGAAAATGTAAAATAGCGTAACATACCTAAAAAGATATTTTTTTATGTATACTTTTAGGAATCTGATTTAATTTATAAATTATTTTTCCAACTGAATAATTACCTATCCTAACTTTTTTAAAAACTATACCTACTAGGATTAAAAATACTAAAATTCCAAAAAAGAATAAAACGATCTTAGAACTGATAATAGGGAAACGAGTATTTAAATACAATAACCCACATACTCCAAAAAACACGGTTAAAAGCAATTGAACTCCATTACAAATTAAATTGAGAAAAATAATTTGTTTCGCTTGATTTTTCTCAAAAAACAATGCCTTTCCTGCGTACTCTCCTATACCATTAGGAGTAAATAAAGCTAGAGTCAAAGCCCCTAAAACCTGTTTAGTAGATTCTGCTACTGAAATATGTTTTACCACTTGAACTAAATTTTTCCATTTTAAAATTTCTAAAAAACGATTTAAAACAGATAGCAATAAAATAAAAACTATAACGTACCAAGGTTGCTTTGAAAGAATTTCTTTTCTAAAGCGATCAAAATCCATCGCTGATTCATTTGATAACCTCTCATAAATAAAATAAAAAGCACCTCCTATTATAATTAGCTTAAGTAGAAGTGTTAAGAATTGTTTAGATTTGTTGATTGATTTTTGCATTGGAGCAAAGTAACAAAACTTTGCACTTGAATTTAAAACTTGAAACAAAAATTTTGGTAAACGAAAAAATAATTTTAGGTATAGACCCAGGAACTACTATAATGGGATTTGGATTAATAAAAGTAATCAATAAAAAAATGGAGTTTATTCAACTGAATGAATTATTGCTAGGTAAATATGATAATCATTATTTAAAACTTCAAAAAATTTTCGAACGTACTATTGAACTTATTGATACTTATCATCCTGATGAAATTGCTATTGAAGCACCTTTCTTTGGTAAAAACGTACAATCTATGCTAAAATTAGGTCGGGCGCAAGGAGTAGCTATGGCTGCCGGTTTATCTCGCCAAATCCCGATTACAGAGTATGAACCTAAAAAAATAAAAATGGCCATTACAGGAAATGGTAATGCCAGTAAAGAGCAGGTTGCAAAAATGCTCCAACAGCTTTTAAAACTAAAAGAACTCCCTAAAAATCTTGACTCAACCGATGGTTTAGCTGCAGCTGTTTGCCATTTTTTTAATTCTAGTCGCGTTGATTTAGGAAAACAATATAGCGGATGGGATGCTTTTATTAAACAAAATGAATCAAGAATTAAAAAATAATAGTTTTCAGTCTTAGTAATTGTCTAATCTAACTGAAAACGGTAAGTATGACTTCAAACTTAAAATATGTCAGGAATTTACATTCACATTCCCTTCTGCAAACAAGCTTGTTACTACTGTGATTTTCATTTTTCAACTTCAATGAAGAAAAAAGATGAAATGGTACAAGCATTAGCAAAAGAAATTAATATGAGAAAAAACGAATTCAAAGATGAAATCGTTGAAACTATTTATTTTGGTGGTGGAACCCCTTCAATATTACAAATTTCAGATTTAAAATTTTTGATTGATGAAATATATAAAAATTATAATATCATCAACAATCCTGAAATTACTGTAGAGGCTAATCCTGATGATTTAGACGAAAATACAATCATCGAATTAGTAAACAATCAAGTAAATCGTCTTTCCATTGGTATACAATCTTTTCGCGAAGCAGATTTACAACTCATGAATCGAGCACATAATGCAAATGAAGCAAAAAAGTGTTTAGAGTTAGCTAATCACTATTTTGATAATATTTCTGTAGATTTAATTTATGGCATTCCTGGTTTAACTAATGAAATATGGCTACAAAATATTCAAGACTTATTAGATTTAAACATTCCACATATTTCGAGTTATGCTTTAACAATAGAACCTAAAACAGCCTTAGATAAGTTCATTCAAGTGGGCAAAATTCCTTCTCCTGACGAAGGAATTGCCCACGAGCAGTTTTTACTTCTAGTTGATACTTTAGAAAAAAATGACTTTATCCATTATGAATTATCTAATTTTGGCAAAAAAGACTACTTTTCAAAAAATAATTCAGCTTACTGGTTAGGTAAAAAATATATTGGCATTGGTCCATCAGCACACAGTTATAATGGAATAAATAGAAGTTGGAATATCGCAAACAATCCTCTTTATATAAAATCAATTCAAGAAAACAAATTACCAAATGAAATCGAAACTCTGACAACCACTGACCGTTATAATGAATATATCATGACTGGGCTACGAACGATTTGGGGAGTATCTTTAGAACGAATAGAAAAAGAATTTGGAAGCAACTACCTTGATTATCTATTAAGAAACGCAGAATCTTTTATTAATAATAAACAATTAGAAATAAATAATAATATTTTAAAAACGACTCGTAAAGGAAAATTCTTTTGTGATGGAATTGCTAGCGATTTATTTTTTTTAAATTTGATTTAGCCTAACCGCAAAAACTTTGGGTAATTCTTTGTGATTAAAATAATATAAAAATGAAAGCAACCCTAGATAATTTAACCTTTGACTTATCTCGACCACTTGATATTTCACTCCCATTATCAAATACTGATAAAAACCCCATTTCTTGGTATATAAATAAACCTATTATTGAACCTGTTCGTTTTGACGATTGGACTGGCAAAGTCTCTCACGGAAGTTCTATTAATTTTAATAATATTTTTTTCAATCCACATGGACATGGCACACACACTGAATGTTTAGGGCATATTACAAACGATTTTTACAGTATCAATGAATGTTTAAAAAAATTCTTCTTTGTAGCTGAAGTCATTTCTATACAACCAAAACAACAAGGAGAAGATTGGATAATTACTAAAGATTCTTTTACGTCACTAACCATAACTGATGCCGTTATTATTCGTACTTTACCTAATACAACAGATAAAAAATCGAAAAAATACTCACATACCAATCCTCCTTATTTAAGTGAGGAAGCTGCTATCTATTTAAGAGAAATAGGAATAAAACATTTACTAATTGATTTACCCAGTATAGATAGAGAAAAAGATGAAGGAAGACTTTTAGCTCATAAAGCATTTTGGAATGTTAAAGATATAAATATATTAAACTCTGATGCTCGTTTAGATTCCACTATCACTGAAATGATTTTTGTGGATGACAGTATTCCTGATGGAATATATTTATTAAATTTACAGATAGCATCTTTTGAAAATGATGCAAGCCCGAGTAAACCTATTCTATACGCAAAAAGCTAATCTATAAAGAAACTATAATGTTAGAAATTTCAACAGATAAAACTCAACTGGATATTTCATTCATTGAAAATTTCTTAAAGGACATTTATTGGTCTGCCCCACGAACAAGAGAGGAGGTTCAAATGACGATAGATCATTCAGTATGTTTTGGACTGTATTTAGATAGAAAACAAATAGGATTTGCTCGTGTAATTACAGATTTTGTAGTATTTGCCTATGTAATGGACGTATTTATTACTGAAAACTATCGTGGCAATGGTTATTCTTCTATATTAATAAAAGCTATGTTAGAAGAACCAAAATTACAACCCATTAAAATTTGGCGTTTAGCTACTCGCGATGCTCATTTTTTATATGAAAAATTTGGTTTTACAAAATTAAGATATCCAGAACGGATGATGGAAAAAATATAAAGTTATTTCTTTACTACTCTATTAAAAGTATTAAAATGAATATCCAACAATTATATGATTATTGTCTTTCTAAAAAAGGAGTAACTGAACATTTCCCTTTTGATGATGATATTTTAGTTTTTAAAGTTGGGGGCAAAATTTTTTGTTTAACTTCTTTACAGGAATGGGAAAACGGAACACCTTCTCTAAACTTAAAATGTGATCCTGAAAAAGCACAAGAATTACGCAGTGAATACGAAGCTATAATACCAGGCTACCACATGAACAAAAAACATTGGAATACCATTAAGTACAACATTGATGTCCCTAATAAAATGATTTTAGAACTTATTAATCATTCTTATGATTTAATACTTAAAAGTTTACCTAAAAAGACACAATTAGAAATTTTCAATTACTGATCTTTTTTATAAAACAAAAACTCTATCAATACGCATTATCAAAATCCACGATAAATCTGCTTATTTTCAGCTATAGACTTAATACTAAACATTAAGTAAAACCACAGACACCCAATCAAGGAAGATAATAAAAAGCCCCTTAAATATAACAAAAAACACATCTAATAGATCCAACCTAAAGAGGTTATGTAAGAAAAAAGGAATAAAAACTATTTGCTAATAAAACAAAAAGCCATCCTATTATATTGCCCTCAAAAGTTAACACTATTTAGGGCAATATATTTTGGACAGCTTTCTTTATTTTTAGAAAAATATAGCTTATTAGAAGTTATATGAGAACGTAAAGTTCCATGTTCTACCAAAGCCAAAGAAAACTTGATTACCATTAGCTAATCCTTTATACAAATTATTAGTATTTGCATAAGTTGTACCTACCGGAGCATTAAGTATTTGATCATCAGCAAAAATATTAGTTCTAGATTCAGCAATATAAACTGTATTTAAAACATTGTTTATATTTAATCTAAAATTAAAATAATCATTGCTATTTTTTACTCTATAAGTTTTAAATGAGAAACCTGCATCTAACAATCCATAACTAGGTAATTGCAATGTTCCTTTATTAGTAACATCTTTAAATTTTGTTGGGTCTATACTAGCATACAATTTATCCGCGTATAAATAAGTAGCATCAACTTTTAGACCTTTTACAATTTCATAATTTGCACCTACACTAGCTGTTGTCTGGGCAACATCTCCTACTTTTAAGTTATCCAAATACAAGGTTTCTGGCTTCCCTCCTGAAATTAAATTATTATCAGCATCAAAACGATCACTTGTAATATTATTTTTATATCTCCAATCACCAACAGATCCCATTAAGTTAATGGTTAACTTATCAAATGGTTTAAGAGTAGCCTCTAATTCAACTCCTTTATGTACTTGCTGAATACCTCCAAAATTATAGTAACCACCTATATTAGATTTATCAGCATCTGACTGTCTTTGAAAACGATCTTTCCAACTAGTATAATATATATTTAAATTAGCATTAAAGATTCTAGACTTAAATCCATATCCTCCTTCTAATCCAAAAATTTTCTCATTTGTCAGATTTCCTGCAACTACTGATAAATTATTAGGATAAACTGCATTAAAAAAAGGCTGTTTTGAATAATATCCTGAATTAATAAAAACATTCATTTTTTCATTAATATTAAAATTTAAACCTCCTTTAATATTACCCCCTAATAAATTTTTATAACCAGTCGAATACAAAGGATCTGATTCTTTATATGTAAATGTATCTACACGCTTAAAACCTTGTTGTGATACAGCACCTTGAAAAAATGCTGTCAATCTATCATTTGAATACTCTAATTGTGTAAACGCACCATACCATCTAACATGTCCATCATTGTTATACTCTACCCTCTCTTGATCCTTTACATTACTCCATGGATTAAAAGAAGGTTTTACTGAATATGTTTGAAATAAAGTTCTATTTGGATTATTTATATCCCTATTATCCTTAAAACCATCTGCTCCCAGTAAATCAACAATATTCCTAAAATGATAACCTATATAAGTTCTTGCATCTAAGCCAAAATCTAAAGTTAAAGTTTTATTTAACCTCGTGTTTAAATTTATTACAGCACCATACCAATCATGCGAATTAACATTAGCTCTTTTCGTAAATCCTGTAGTTCTATCAGTTAAATATAAACCTTGATACTGACCATTCAGTACTGGTGAAATTTGAGGTCCACTTATAGTTGTTACAGATTCTCCTTTAGAAGGGTCATACTGCCCTCTATTAAAAGCCACAAAATCATTAAATGGAACTAAACCATCTGCTGTTTTAAAGGTTGTAGGTGTTTTACCTGTAAATCCTGAACCTGCACCACGTCCCCAAGAACCATAAAAAACAGAAGACAATCTAATTTTATCATTAAACTTAATATCATAATTAAGCGAAGCTACCGGTTTATGATAATAATTAGTTGCCCAAGAATACTCTTTCCCATTTAAATAACCCCAATCTGAATTATATCTGATATTTGGCTCTCCATCTGAACTATATTTTATATAATCAGCAATAGTATTGGCAAAATTTCTTTGATTATGCCACTGTGGAGCTCCTGTGAATGTAAATTGTACACTTTGTTTATCATTAATATCATAGCCCAATCCTATAAAATAATTTTGCCCTGAATATTTAGTTCCATTAACATACCCATTCCCTTGAGTATTACTTAACAAAATCGAAGCAGACAATCCATTTTCTAATTTTCCAGTTGAATAAGACGCTAAAGTTTTTATATGATCATTATTTGCAATAGTTGCTGATAAAGTTCCTCCTTGTTTAGCATCCGCTGTCCTAGTAACAACGTTAATAGTTCCTCCTACGGAAGATATTGCTAATTTTGAAGACCCTAAACCTCTTTGTACTTGCATAGCTGTAGTTACATCTGACAAACCAGCCCAGTTACTCCAGAAAACCAAACCGTTTTCCATATCATTAACAGGCACCCCATTAATCATTATTGCAATATTCTTCTGATCAAACCCTCTAATATTCACTCGAGAATCACCATAACCTCCTCCTGACTTAGTTGCATATACAGACGGAGTTGTTGCTAATATTTCAGGAAATTCTTTGGTCCCCAGTTTTTCTCTAATTTCAGCCGCTTTAATTGTTGAAACAGCTACAGGTGTTTTACGATCTTTTGCAACGTCTACTACAGTAGATTTAATTACAACTTCTCCTAATACATTCCCTTTGTCTTTTAATAATATAACACCTAAATCAGCTACGCCATTAGAAACTGAAAAGGATACTCTCTTTGTTTCAAAGCCTAAATAAGTGATTAATAGATTTCCTTTCGTGCTTTTAGTTTCTATCAAAAATCCACCATCAAAAGCTGATGATACATTTTGCCTTGTGCCTTCAAGGACCACATTTGCTCCTGGTAATGGTCCAGTCTCATCTTGGATAGTTCCCATGATTTTATTTTGTGCAAAAAGGAAGCACAAACAAACATCATTGTCACTAAAACCCAATTTTTCATTTTCTTCATTTGTTGTGTTTTTAGATTTAAAAGTGATGCTACAAAATTCAAACATATTTAACTAGCTAATGTTAAGATAATGTTAATTTTTAAAAAAACTTTAACATACAAATAAGGAAAAACTGTTTTTTTCACCTATAAAACAATGTTTTACACTTTTTTTCACACAAACTTAGTCTTTAACAAATTTATTTAACAAAAAATAAGTAGAAGAATCATGATGTGAGAAATCATTTGTTTTAAATTCTTCTAAAATTTTATTAGCTAATTCTTTACCTAATTCTACTCCCCATTGATCATAACTAAAAATATTCCAAATAATTCCTTGCACATAAATTTTATGTTCATATAAAGCAATTAAACTACCTAATGTTTCTGGAGTGAGTTGGTTTATTAACAAAGTATTCGTTGGCTTATTTCCTTGAAATATTTTATATGGCAATAATTCTTGTTGTTTATTTTTATCTAAATTCTTTCTTTCAAATTCATCTAAAACCTGCTCTTCATTTTTTCCATTTAACAAAGCTTCAGTCTGTGCAAAGAAATTAGCCATTAGTTTCTGATGGTGATCTCTATTACCATGTAATGCTTTTTTAAAACCTATAAAATCAGCTGGAATTAATCTAGTTCCTTGATGAATAAGCTGAAAAAAAGCATGTTGTGAATTTGTTCCAGGTTCTCCCCAAATTATTGTTCCTGTTTGATAATCCACAAAATTCCCTAGACGACTTACATTTTTACCATTACTTTCCATAATTCCTTGTTGAAGGTAAGAAGCTAGTTTTTGCAAATATTGAGTATAAGGAATAATTACTTCTGTCTCAGAACCAAAAAAATTAGTATACCAGACACTTATAAGCCCCATGATAACTGGAATATTATATTCAAAAGGAGTGTCTCTAAAATGCACATCCATCTTATGAGCACCTAGTAATAATTCTTCGTATTGATCATAACCTATCCCTAAAGCAATAGAAAGCCCGACTGCCCCCCACAATGAAAATCGACCTCCTACCCAATCCCAAATTGGAAAAATATTATCAGGATCTATTCCAAATTCTACTGTTTTTTGTATTTCACTTGAAACAGCGACGAAATGATTTTTTATAAATTTTTCTTCTGCTTTTTCCAAAAACCATTTCTTTGCAACAAAAGCATTCCCAAGGGTTTCTTGTGTTGTAAATGTTTTAGAGACAATAATAAATAAAGTTGTTTCTGGATCTAATTTATTTAAAATTTCAACTGAATGATCTCCATCTATATTGGAAATAAAATGAATTTTAAGATGATTTTTATAATATGCTAAAGCCTCTGTCACCATAGCAGGTCCTAAATCAGATCCTCCAATACCTATATTTACAATATCTGTAAATGGTTTACCTGTATAACCTTTTCTTTTTCCGAGAATTATTTCATCTGAAAAAAATTTTATTTTTTCTTTTACTTCCCATACCTGTTCAACTATATTTTGACGGTCTAAATATAGTTCTGTTGTTTTAGGAGCTCTTAATGCTGTATGTAGTACGGCTCTATTTTCAGTTTTATTAATTTTTTCTCCTAAAAATTGTAAACTGATGGCTTCTTTTAAACCACATTCTTGAGCTAAGTCTAGCAATAAGGATATAGTCGTTTGATTAATTTTATTTTTTGAATAATCCAAAAGAAATTGATCCCATTCAATATGAAATTTTTTTACTCGGTCTAGGTCTTCATCAAATAGTTTTTTCATAGAAACATTTTGCATTTGAACAAAATGATCTTTTAATTCATTCCAAGCATTAGTTTTAGTAGGATTTACTGAGGGGAAAGTCATATTTATATATAAGTTATATTTAAAAGTTGAGATTAAAATTCTCAACTTTGGTTTTTAAATAAAATATTTTAAAAAATCAATGGCTATTATACTTTTTCTCCCCAATTTGTTAGTTCTTCTTCAGACCATAATTCGGGAAAGAAAATACGACGTTGATAGCGCGGATGCATGTATTTTTTCCAATCACTTCCACCAGTTGCCTCTCCATTACCCTTACCATTATCTATGTATTTTTGAGCAGCACGATAATGCCCCATAACCCAAGTAATGTTTACTGTATAATCGTAATGACGCATAGCTTGAATTAATTCAGGATTTTGTTGATCTTCAATTGGTAATTGTTTAAACTTACGCCATAAATTAATGTTATTATATTCTTCCATAATCTGAAGAAATTCTTTTTTATACTTTTCTTCAAATTGTTTTAAGAAATAGGATTTTTCTCCTGTTTCGTAATTTTTACCAGCAGCCTGCCAATATAAATGTTCAAATGCGTGGGTATAAGGAGTATTTTGATCAATCGTTGATCTATAACGATAATCAATTAAGTTAATCAAATCTGTTGAACAGAATTCAATCATACGATATTGAGCACTTTGGAAACCACTAGCAGGAGTAAGAGTATGTCGAAATTTCATATATTGTTCCACTTCCATACCTTCTCCCATTATAGTAAATGATGTAGTTAACATATCAAAATATCGACTAATACGCATAAGTCTATCAGTAAAAAACTGAGTTGTGAGCTCTTGAGTATATGAAACCTGTTTTATTTCCCATAAAATCATTTTAAACAAGAGTTCATTTACTTGATGATACATTATAAAAACGTTTTCATCTGGAAATATAGTGCGCTGATTTTGAAGGCTTAACAAAGCATCTGTTTGTATATAATCCCAGTATGTAATGGGTTTAGACCAAAGAAGCCCTTCTAAATAGGCTTCTGTCTTTTGATCTAATGATTGGTATTTTTGATCAATTTTACTTACTAAATTAGAGTAATCATTCATTTTATTAATTTTTTGTAACTAAAAAGGATTTTTCAGTCCTTTAAAACTATCTAAATCAGCTTTTAATGAACCTACTGCTAGGCTTGCCTTAATTCGTAATGGTATTTTATTTTCATCATCACTAACCCAAACGGTTAGACTCTCTTCTTCTTTAAAAACTCTACCATGTTGTACTAATGGTCTAAAAATTAAAGTTTTGACGTTTCCAAATTTTGTATCAATGGTTTCTCTACCTAAGAAACGCATTTTAAATTTATAAATTTCATCATCAAAAAACATATCAATAAAAATTGATTCACCTACAGCCAGTTTGCTTGCTTTAGGGTGATTCCTCAGGTAATAAAACGAAGAAACAATATCTTGTACATTTTCTGTAACAGACAAATTTTTCTCTGTTTTATTCTTGTAATCTTTAACTAGAATTGTATTATTAGCTTGATTAAAAAAACCTTCTTGATCTTTTGTATACCCTCCTTCATTAATTTTTCTTACATATTGATAAGGCTTTGTTGTTTCTTGATCAAAGATACTTTGATAATGATCTTCAACTTTAAAAAGAAACGGGACATACCAGTAGTATACCCATGTCCTACTGCATAAAAACATTTT
Coding sequences:
- the pgi gene encoding glucose-6-phosphate isomerase — encoded protein: MTFPSVNPTKTNAWNELKDHFVQMQNVSMKKLFDEDLDRVKKFHIEWDQFLLDYSKNKINQTTISLLLDLAQECGLKEAISLQFLGEKINKTENRAVLHTALRAPKTTELYLDRQNIVEQVWEVKEKIKFFSDEIILGKRKGYTGKPFTDIVNIGIGGSDLGPAMVTEALAYYKNHLKIHFISNIDGDHSVEILNKLDPETTLFIIVSKTFTTQETLGNAFVAKKWFLEKAEEKFIKNHFVAVSSEIQKTVEFGIDPDNIFPIWDWVGGRFSLWGAVGLSIALGIGYDQYEELLLGAHKMDVHFRDTPFEYNIPVIMGLISVWYTNFFGSETEVIIPYTQYLQKLASYLQQGIMESNGKNVSRLGNFVDYQTGTIIWGEPGTNSQHAFFQLIHQGTRLIPADFIGFKKALHGNRDHHQKLMANFFAQTEALLNGKNEEQVLDEFERKNLDKNKQQELLPYKIFQGNKPTNTLLINQLTPETLGSLIALYEHKIYVQGIIWNIFSYDQWGVELGKELANKILEEFKTNDFSHHDSSTYFLLNKFVKD
- a CDS encoding tryptophan 2,3-dioxygenase family protein gives rise to the protein MNDYSNLVSKIDQKYQSLDQKTEAYLEGLLWSKPITYWDYIQTDALLSLQNQRTIFPDENVFIMYHQVNELLFKMILWEIKQVSYTQELTTQFFTDRLMRISRYFDMLTTSFTIMGEGMEVEQYMKFRHTLTPASGFQSAQYRMIEFCSTDLINLIDYRYRSTIDQNTPYTHAFEHLYWQAAGKNYETGEKSYFLKQFEEKYKKEFLQIMEEYNNINLWRKFKQLPIEDQQNPELIQAMRHYDYTVNITWVMGHYRAAQKYIDNGKGNGEATGGSDWKKYMHPRYQRRIFFPELWSEEELTNWGEKV
- a CDS encoding TonB-dependent receptor, producing MFEFCSITFKSKNTTNEENEKLGFSDNDVCLCFLFAQNKIMGTIQDETGPLPGANVVLEGTRQNVSSAFDGGFLIETKSTKGNLLITYLGFETKRVSFSVSNGVADLGVILLKDKGNVLGEVVIKSTVVDVAKDRKTPVAVSTIKAAEIREKLGTKEFPEILATTPSVYATKSGGGYGDSRVNIRGFDQKNIAIMINGVPVNDMENGLVFWSNWAGLSDVTTAMQVQRGLGSSKLAISSVGGTINVVTRTADAKQGGTLSATIANNDHIKTLASYSTGKLENGLSASILLSNTQGNGYVNGTKYSGQNYFIGLGYDINDKQSVQFTFTGAPQWHNQRNFANTIADYIKYSSDGEPNIRYNSDWGYLNGKEYSWATNYYHKPVASLNYDIKFNDKIRLSSVFYGSWGRGAGSGFTGKTPTTFKTADGLVPFNDFVAFNRGQYDPSKGESVTTISGPQISPVLNGQYQGLYLTDRTTGFTKRANVNSHDWYGAVINLNTRLNKTLTLDFGLDARTYIGYHFRNIVDLLGADGFKDNRDINNPNRTLFQTYSVKPSFNPWSNVKDQERVEYNNDGHVRWYGAFTQLEYSNDRLTAFFQGAVSQQGFKRVDTFTYKESDPLYSTGYKNLLGGNIKGGLNFNINEKMNVFINSGYYSKQPFFNAVYPNNLSVVAGNLTNEKIFGLEGGYGFKSRIFNANLNIYYTSWKDRFQRQSDADKSNIGGYYNFGGIQQVHKGVELEATLKPFDKLTINLMGSVGDWRYKNNITSDRFDADNNLISGGKPETLYLDNLKVGDVAQTTASVGANYEIVKGLKVDATYLYADKLYASIDPTKFKDVTNKGTLQLPSYGLLDAGFSFKTYRVKNSNDYFNFRLNINNVLNTVYIAESRTNIFADDQILNAPVGTTYANTNNLYKGLANGNQVFFGFGRTWNFTFSYNF